The genomic window TCGCAAATTCTGATGAGTAACTGCCGACGAGACATCAACAAAGCTTCGTGTCGAATATGGCATATCACAACAGTATATTTCCCACAAGCAAATGCCAAAGCTATACACATCACATCTTCTATTGTAAGGCTTGCCTACTAAAACCTACACAAAATCAACTTTAGTTTAAACACATTTTAAGGCCATATTTGTGTCTATGTCTACTTGTGTATTTGTGTTTATGTCTTTGCGTCTAAAAGACACTAACCAAACACAGTCTAAACATAATATTACTTATTTTCGTTTCATACATACCTCTGGTGCCATATATCCAATGGTTCCTGTTTCACCTGTCATCTCATTTGGATTCAAAGCTTCCACACGAGCAACTCCAAAATCAGCTATTTTCAAATTTCGATTCATATCGAGCAACATATTATCTGTTTTAACATCACGATGCACGATCTTTTTCGAATGTAGATAACTAAGACTGCAATTGAGAGACAACATTATATTAGATAACTCAGTCCTAAAAGAGAATTCAACAGCTGTTTCCTCACCCTCGAGAGAGATCCAAAGCCAGCTGAATCACAGTCTTGTAAGGAAGTTTCCTCCGTCTGTTCTTAAACAAGTAATTTTTCAGAGTTCCACCGGGGATGAACTCAACAACCACGCAACATGCTTGAGTAGGGAGAGAATCTTGGCCTCCGGCTTCTCTTGGAATTCGGAGGTTTGATGTCCCCATTGAAGCTCCAACAAACTGTCACAGGAATGAACAAAACTGAGTTATGATTAACAAAAAATCATCTTGCTCTTAACAAAGCAGTAacatttaattcaaatttaaatgcATGAGTGAGAAGTTTGTACTTTTGTAACGTTTGGATGATCAAGTTTTTGCCAAACAGTAACCTCCTGCTGGAATGATGCTCTTAAGGAAGCAGCAGAAGCACCACCATCCTCACCCCAATCCAACACTTTCACTACAAAATTCAGCACAGCAGCACTCAGAATGTCTCTTGAATTCGATAACAATTATTCAATTTACAACAGGCATAAACATTAATTAAACCTTGACAGGATACCAAAACTTTTAGAACTTTTAGTATCTAAAAACATTGAATAACAGGTTTTGAATTCTTTGGACAACAAAAGACAATTAAGAGTGCAAATTGAAACCTGCAACATCTTGGCCATCATAGGTGCCCTTATAGACAGTGCCATAGGCCCCATTCGCCACAACATGTTGCAAATTTAGTTTTGCCAAATCAATCTCCCACTCTTCTTTAGGCCTTTTGGCCTCAATATGTCTAGACAGAACCCTAGTAAGGTGTTTTTCTAGCTCATCGTCCAAACTCTTGAGATCAATCTTATCAGCTCTAAACAGCATATCTTTGCAGCTTAGGTTCCCACTACGCTTCATCTTTGAATTCAACGCCTTAGCTTCTTCCAATGCCCCTTTTGGTGTCCCAACATCCCCACTTTCCGAATGCATCTTGGACACCTCAATCTGGAAAGCAAATGAAAAATCAGCACCAAAAAAATTGTTCATAAAACACCAAAGCTATGAAACAAGTGTCCCTATAAAAAAATGGCCCTATACATTCTTCCTAGAAAATCAACATTCAAAACCAACAATTTTCTCCTGACCAACCACCTATCCCTTTCACTATCCTGAATTTGTTTATTCCGCGGGTACAAACCACAAAATTACCAATCATCTAGATTTCCAAACATTAAAACAATGCCAAAGCTACCAGAAAACGTCCCAATTCACATAATTCAACGACCAAGACCACGACccagaaaaatcaaatttttgggtGGAAAAAGCAAAATTACCccagcaaaaagcttgaaaaggaCGATATGAAATCAGGAGAAACAGAGGAACAAGGAGCTGCATGCAATGCAAGCAAGTAAATCAATAGAGAATTGCAGAATCAGGCTAAAAAGTTTACAAATTGAAAGGAAAGAGAGAAACTTGCATGAAGGGCATTCCATTCCCATGTATGATATAAGTAATGCATGGTACCTACCAAAGCTTGAAGCGTTGGTGTTGATGTTGTTCTAGGAATCATAGGCTTTGGCTTTTGAAAAAGGAGTTAAAGCGAGGAATGCAGAGGTTGTGATTCTTTGCATCATATCATATCAGTATCTGAATCAGATATCAGAATTCAGAAAGAAAGTAAAAGGGAATGAATGGTGCAATGGTTAACACATATATATGGATACAAGCGCGGGTCTTGTCTTCCTTAAAACACGCCCTACGAGGTTCATAGGATCAAACTCTGTTTTGATTTCGACACTTTCTTCAAATAtatcaaaatttatatatatttgtcTAATCTTATGTTGAtttatcttttgtttttattattttaatatttgaatttaaagac from Arachis ipaensis cultivar K30076 chromosome B09, Araip1.1, whole genome shotgun sequence includes these protein-coding regions:
- the LOC107616855 gene encoding serine/threonine-protein kinase HT1-like isoform X2, translated to MIPRTTSTPTLQALVSKMHSESGDVGTPKGALEEAKALNSKMKRSGNLSCKDMLFRADKIDLKSLDDELEKHLTRVLSRHIEAKRPKEEWEIDLAKLNLQHVVANGAYGTVYKGTYDGQDVAVKVLDWGEDGGASAASLRASFQQEVTVWQKLDHPNVTKFVGASMGTSNLRIPREAGGQDSLPTQACCVVVEFIPGGTLKNYLFKNRRRKLPYKTVIQLALDLSRGLSYLHSKKIVHRDVKTDNMLLDMNRNLKIADFGVARVEALNPNEMTGETGTIGYMAPEVLVGKPYNRRCDVYSFGICLWEIYCCDMPYSTRSFVDVSSAVTHQNLRPDIPRCCPSALANIMRKCWDGNPNKRPEMGQVVQMLEAIDTSKGGGMLPDDQAPFCFCFGTVRGP
- the LOC107616855 gene encoding serine/threonine-protein kinase HT1-like isoform X1: MIPRTTSTPTLQALIEVSKMHSESGDVGTPKGALEEAKALNSKMKRSGNLSCKDMLFRADKIDLKSLDDELEKHLTRVLSRHIEAKRPKEEWEIDLAKLNLQHVVANGAYGTVYKGTYDGQDVAVKVLDWGEDGGASAASLRASFQQEVTVWQKLDHPNVTKFVGASMGTSNLRIPREAGGQDSLPTQACCVVVEFIPGGTLKNYLFKNRRRKLPYKTVIQLALDLSRGLSYLHSKKIVHRDVKTDNMLLDMNRNLKIADFGVARVEALNPNEMTGETGTIGYMAPEVLVGKPYNRRCDVYSFGICLWEIYCCDMPYSTRSFVDVSSAVTHQNLRPDIPRCCPSALANIMRKCWDGNPNKRPEMGQVVQMLEAIDTSKGGGMLPDDQAPFCFCFGTVRGP
- the LOC107616855 gene encoding serine/threonine-protein kinase HT1-like isoform X3 yields the protein MHSESGDVGTPKGALEEAKALNSKMKRSGNLSCKDMLFRADKIDLKSLDDELEKHLTRVLSRHIEAKRPKEEWEIDLAKLNLQHVVANGAYGTVYKGTYDGQDVAVKVLDWGEDGGASAASLRASFQQEVTVWQKLDHPNVTKFVGASMGTSNLRIPREAGGQDSLPTQACCVVVEFIPGGTLKNYLFKNRRRKLPYKTVIQLALDLSRGLSYLHSKKIVHRDVKTDNMLLDMNRNLKIADFGVARVEALNPNEMTGETGTIGYMAPEVLVGKPYNRRCDVYSFGICLWEIYCCDMPYSTRSFVDVSSAVTHQNLRPDIPRCCPSALANIMRKCWDGNPNKRPEMGQVVQMLEAIDTSKGGGMLPDDQAPFCFCFGTVRGP